A window of Synechococcales cyanobacterium CNB contains these coding sequences:
- a CDS encoding M3 family oligoendopeptidase, which produces MQTAVRTDFVPADLDATRWENVEPYFRALLERRVESASDLERWLIDRGELEAACREAEANLYVTMTCDTENREASEAFTRYIETVPPRLKPAAFELDKRQVELHSRFPLPTERYAVIERDVRAEVELFREQNVPIQTELEKLSQRYQQITGAMTVVFDGEERTLPQMGRYQESTDRSVREAAWRAVAERRLRDRDAIDETYDSMIALRDRMAKNAGCPTFVEYAFRSMRRFDYTPEDCFAFHRACEAIVVPFARRLNKERRASLGVDRLRPWDLAVDVKGRAPLRPFEGGRDLMAKSVRTFERLDPRLAAMLAELGDGSNTRGAAGGACLDLDSRRGKAPGGYQYMRDRSRVPFIFMNAAGLHRDVETMVHEAGHAFHSMLTRQEPLLHYRHSPIEFAEVASMSMELLTMPYWGGEARAFYPDDEDAARARRQQLEGSVVLLPWIATIDAFQHWVYRHPTHSREQRLAHWLELDDRFGPAVSWDGLEDAQRWTWQRQPHLFGHAFYYIEYGIAQLGALQLWLTSVEQGERAAIDAYTRALSLGGSRPLPELFRAAGLRFDFGPETVKRIVERVEAELEKLPE; this is translated from the coding sequence ATGCAGACCGCTGTTCGCACCGATTTCGTTCCCGCCGACCTGGACGCGACGCGCTGGGAGAACGTGGAGCCGTACTTTCGAGCGTTGCTGGAGCGTCGGGTGGAGTCGGCGTCGGACCTGGAGCGGTGGCTGATCGACCGTGGTGAGCTCGAGGCGGCGTGCCGCGAGGCCGAGGCGAACCTCTACGTCACCATGACGTGCGACACCGAGAACCGCGAAGCCTCCGAGGCGTTCACGCGGTACATCGAGACCGTGCCGCCGAGGTTGAAGCCCGCGGCGTTCGAGCTCGACAAGCGGCAGGTCGAACTGCACTCGCGTTTCCCGCTGCCGACGGAGCGCTACGCGGTGATCGAGCGCGACGTGCGGGCGGAGGTGGAACTCTTCCGCGAGCAGAACGTGCCGATCCAGACGGAACTCGAGAAACTGAGCCAGCGTTACCAGCAGATCACCGGGGCGATGACCGTGGTGTTCGATGGCGAGGAGCGCACGCTGCCGCAGATGGGCCGGTACCAGGAGTCCACGGACCGCTCGGTGCGCGAGGCGGCATGGCGGGCCGTCGCCGAGCGGCGCCTGCGCGACCGCGACGCGATCGACGAGACCTACGACTCGATGATCGCCCTGCGCGACCGCATGGCGAAGAACGCCGGCTGCCCGACGTTCGTCGAGTACGCCTTCCGCTCGATGCGTCGCTTCGACTACACCCCGGAGGACTGCTTCGCGTTCCACCGGGCGTGCGAGGCGATCGTGGTGCCCTTTGCTCGCAGGCTGAACAAGGAGCGCCGCGCGTCGCTGGGCGTGGACCGCCTGCGTCCGTGGGATCTGGCGGTGGACGTGAAGGGGCGCGCGCCGCTGCGCCCGTTCGAGGGCGGGCGCGACCTGATGGCCAAGTCGGTGCGCACGTTCGAGCGGCTGGACCCGCGGCTGGCCGCCATGCTCGCCGAACTCGGCGACGGCTCGAACACGCGCGGCGCAGCCGGGGGCGCGTGCCTGGACCTCGACAGCCGGCGCGGCAAGGCGCCGGGCGGGTACCAGTACATGCGCGACCGCTCGCGCGTGCCGTTCATCTTCATGAACGCAGCGGGCCTGCACCGCGACGTCGAAACGATGGTGCACGAGGCCGGGCACGCCTTCCACTCGATGCTGACGCGACAGGAGCCGCTGCTGCACTACCGGCACTCGCCCATCGAGTTCGCCGAGGTGGCGAGCATGTCGATGGAACTGCTGACGATGCCCTACTGGGGGGGCGAGGCCCGCGCGTTCTACCCCGACGACGAGGACGCCGCCCGGGCGCGCCGGCAGCAGCTCGAAGGCTCCGTAGTGCTGCTGCCCTGGATCGCCACGATCGACGCCTTTCAGCACTGGGTCTACCGCCATCCGACCCACAGCCGCGAGCAGCGCCTCGCCCACTGGCTCGAACTCGACGATCGCTTCGGCCCGGCTGTCTCCTGGGACGGGCTTGAGGACGCGCAGCGCTGGACGTGGCAGCGGCAGCCGCACCTCTTCGGGCACGCGTTCTACTACATCGAGTACGGCATCGCGCAGCTCGGCGCACTGCAGTTGTGGCTCACGTCCGTGGAACAGGGCGAGCGGGCCGCCATCGACGCCTACACCCGCGCCCTGAGCCTCGGCGGCTCGCGCCCGCTCCCGGAACTCTTCCGCGCCGCGGGGCTGCGGTTCGACTTCGGCCCCGAGACGGTCAAGCGCATCGTCGAGCGCGTCGAGGCGGAACTCGAGAAACTCCCCGAATAG